The DNA segment GGGATGGAAGCATTCGAAGCATACGAGTTTCGCAAAAAGAGGTAAAGGAAGGTGGTAGTGCTGATAATTAAACACGGTAGATCTTGATGTCGAGTTGTTTTGTAGGGGAGTAATAGGGATGTaagtagtaatagtaataataacgTAACAGTTCGtattgcgtttgtgtgtgtgtgagggggggggggggggggtgttggCAATTCAGAAGTAGAAGTAGCAATGAAAGTagtgaggaggaggaagaggaaatTGGTGTACGCATATCTAATGCGCCACTCCCACTCCTCTAGTACCTGTTCAGGGTGCTCGAGACGGAGGCACGGGCGGCACCGGCGGCCGCGTCCCGCACGATCGAGTTGCTCATAAACTGGCTCTGGAATTCTTCGCGTGCCTTGCCCATCGTGATCTTATCGCCCGAGCGGTAGATTTGGTgtatctatgtgtgtgtgtgtgtgtgtgtgcaatgtaAACGGGAGTGAATAAAACGAAAAGTTAGGTCCCATCGatagggaggggggggggggcagcgGGAGAGGGACAGTTTACCTTGGTCAGCATGAATATGTTGCCCGCAGCGCAGGTACCGTAGGCAAGTGCTATGCACATCAGGAACAGGCCAACGACGACGCCCCAGCCCGAGCTGAACTGGCTGATGGCCATGATGACGCCGCACGTGCCCGAACCGGGGAACCCGATCGTCTGTATGGTGGTCACGAGCGCTTGGAaggagaagatgaagaagaacaTCATGAAGTTGAAGCTCGAGTCCGTCTTGAAGGCCTTGTACGCTGGGCGATACCTGCAGGAAAGAAGGGAGgaagaagggaaagagagCATAGGTGAGTGGGGCAAATTCTTTATTTTTCCATCGGCCCAAAGCAATGGCTATCTACCAGCACAGGAAGGATGCAGGAGTAAACAGCACGGCATAGAAGATGCTCAACCCGAACGTGCGGAACTCGCCCGAGTGGATCAGTATGACCAGCCCGCCGAGAATGTTGACCACCATCACGAGCGCATAGAACATCCACAGCTTGTACAGACGGGTGACCGTCTTCTGGAACTCGGACGGAATGTCGAGGCTGATGTCGTGGTAGAAGCACGGCTGCATCGGGCAGAACGCAGGCAGCGGGGGCCAATTGTTCGGCTGTCCGTTCGTGCTGCGCATC comes from the Anopheles coluzzii chromosome 2, AcolN3, whole genome shotgun sequence genome and includes:
- the LOC120947422 gene encoding secretory carrier-associated membrane protein 5B isoform X1 yields the protein MAGLNDNPFGEPEIDNPFADPSIQQITRNTTSLQQTLDDYRPFDNDRNVLGNGSGASQPATLHPSTQSPPVYNQSGAQFQTNSNGAMAASGSKPDGMTQISTAELENLRRAQEELERKTRELERREANMMRSTNGQPNNWPPLPAFCPMQPCFYHDISLDIPSEFQKTVTRLYKLWMFYALVMVVNILGGLVILIHSGEFRTFGLSIFYAVLFTPASFLCWYRPAYKAFKTDSSFNFMMFFFIFSFQALVTTIQTIGFPGSGTCGVIMAISQFSSGWGVVVGLFLMCIALAYGTCAAGNIFMLTKIHQIYRSGDKITMGKAREEFQSQFMSNSIVRDAAAGAARASVSSTLNSPY
- the LOC120947422 gene encoding secretory carrier-associated membrane protein 5B isoform X2, which codes for MAGLNDNPFGEPEIDNPFADPSIQQITRNTTSLQQTLDDYRPFDNDRNVLGNGSGASQPATLHPSTQSPPVYNQSGAQFQTNSNGAMAASGSKPDGMTQISTAELERAQEELERKTRELERREANMMRSTNGQPNNWPPLPAFCPMQPCFYHDISLDIPSEFQKTVTRLYKLWMFYALVMVVNILGGLVILIHSGEFRTFGLSIFYAVLFTPASFLCWYRPAYKAFKTDSSFNFMMFFFIFSFQALVTTIQTIGFPGSGTCGVIMAISQFSSGWGVVVGLFLMCIALAYGTCAAGNIFMLTKIHQIYRSGDKITMGKAREEFQSQFMSNSIVRDAAAGAARASVSSTLNSPY